The following proteins are co-located in the Microcystis wesenbergii NRERC-220 genome:
- a CDS encoding XisI protein — protein MDRLEKYRNAIKKVLTEYHEWVSGSANLDQESCLVFDEIHDQYFWLFMGWEGKKKIRNIQVHIRIKNEKIYIEEDWTEEGIATELLREGISKEDIVLAFYDLETRKLTGFAVS, from the coding sequence ATGGATAGACTAGAAAAATATCGCAATGCCATTAAAAAAGTATTAACAGAATATCACGAATGGGTTTCTGGTTCTGCTAATTTAGATCAAGAAAGTTGTCTGGTTTTTGACGAGATACATGATCAGTATTTTTGGCTTTTTATGGGTTGGGAAGGCAAGAAAAAAATCAGGAATATTCAAGTCCATATTAGGATTAAAAATGAGAAGATTTATATTGAGGAGGATTGGACAGAGGAAGGTATCGCTACGGAATTATTAAGGGAGGGTATTTCTAAAGAAGATATAGTTTTAGCCTTTTATGATCTGGAAACTCGTAAGTTAACTGGGTTTGCTGTGAGTTAA
- a CDS encoding type II toxin-antitoxin system RelE family toxin — translation MSYSVTFEPESITDLDLITDFIRLRILNKIKWLAINFEQITPLPLTREWSGFYKLRVGDYRVIYEFDRESRIIIIVRVGHRSEVYD, via the coding sequence ATGAGCTATTCTGTTACTTTTGAACCAGAGTCGATAACTGATTTAGATTTGATCACAGATTTTATCAGACTGAGGATTCTTAATAAAATTAAATGGTTAGCTATCAACTTTGAACAGATAACTCCCCTACCTCTTACGAGAGAATGGTCAGGGTTTTACAAATTAAGAGTAGGAGATTATCGGGTTATTTATGAATTTGATCGAGAGAGTAGGATAATTATTATTGTTAGAGTAGGTCATAGAAGTGAAGTTTATGACTAA
- a CDS encoding permease: MSQLQNAFTLFLSLLVEAMPFLLLGVILSSILLIFVDERRLVALMPRNAVLGAFVGGCIGFLFPVCECGNVPVARRLLVQGMPNAVAVSFLLAAPTINPIVIWSTWVAFRDQPEIVFYRVIFSLFIATVIGIIFSIQKDPRPLLQTSLAKSLNWQPQTPEKESIPLLLQSGSFLIGNSGKTLRLDESFAATAVLPAVQAIPMKRRWLTFLENVVMELRELGGVLILGSAIAAGLQVFVPREFVLNLGQDPITSILAMMLLAVIVSICSTVDSFFALSFASSFTSSSLLAFLVFGPMIDLKGIGLMLSIFKPRMLIYLFALAAQMTFLLTLAHSYLF; encoded by the coding sequence ATGAGTCAACTACAAAATGCCTTTACCCTATTCCTGAGCCTGTTGGTGGAAGCGATGCCTTTTTTACTGCTAGGGGTGATTCTCTCTAGTATTCTTTTAATATTTGTCGATGAACGTCGCCTAGTTGCCTTGATGCCTCGAAATGCTGTTTTAGGAGCATTTGTGGGGGGATGTATTGGTTTTTTGTTTCCCGTCTGCGAGTGTGGCAATGTACCGGTGGCGCGACGTTTACTTGTGCAAGGAATGCCGAATGCAGTAGCGGTTAGTTTTCTCTTAGCAGCGCCGACAATTAACCCGATTGTTATCTGGTCCACTTGGGTAGCTTTTCGCGATCAACCGGAAATTGTTTTCTATCGAGTTATCTTTTCTTTGTTCATCGCTACGGTTATCGGTATTATCTTTAGTATCCAAAAAGATCCCCGACCGCTCCTCCAAACCTCTTTGGCAAAAAGTCTCAATTGGCAACCGCAAACACCGGAAAAAGAATCTATCCCACTACTACTACAATCCGGTTCTTTTCTGATCGGTAATTCTGGCAAAACTTTGCGCTTAGACGAAAGTTTTGCCGCCACTGCTGTCCTACCAGCAGTGCAAGCTATCCCGATGAAAAGGCGCTGGTTAACTTTTCTGGAAAACGTGGTGATGGAATTACGCGAATTAGGAGGAGTGTTAATCTTAGGAAGTGCTATAGCGGCCGGTTTACAGGTGTTTGTTCCCCGGGAATTTGTTCTTAATTTGGGTCAGGATCCGATTACTTCGATCTTGGCAATGATGCTGTTAGCTGTCATTGTTTCGATTTGTTCCACGGTTGATTCTTTTTTTGCCCTCTCCTTTGCCTCTAGTTTTACCAGTAGTTCCCTGCTGGCTTTTCTAGTGTTCGGTCCGATGATTGACCTGAAAGGGATTGGTTTAATGTTGTCTATTTTTAAACCGAGAATGTTAATTTATCTCTTTGCTTTAGCAGCGCAAATGACTTTTTTACTCACCTTAGCTCACAGTTATTTATTTTAG
- a CDS encoding isochorismate synthase, with the protein MTSAVPRLSYPDSPIADLRSLYNFILNPQLLAAEKGNPSIVSFCQKISPLDPLEILSRIAPSYPTHCYWENPERETAFLGYGIAFTATFHGKQRFLKAQKFIENCQQRIIKIDNYSDITPRIFCSFTFFDSATATPFPSANLTLPKFQIIKKQSEYFFLTNLLITSEKEIENSLEETINNLKIIQNNSSNCRQNPHQAPCSYYIHPTYNFQAAVADALQWIQAQNFSKIVLAHALDVISPRPFHLVNCLDNLRQRHPDCYTFSLGNGRGDHFIGASPERLLTVHQGQLITDALAGSAPRGENAIEDALLANKLLASEKEQREHRAVSDFINQKLRQIGLNPQNSPSRLLKLSNIQHLWTPIHAKLKPSIHPLEIVAQLHPTPAVAGVPTEIALAQIRHYETFDRSLYAAPLGWIDCQNNSEFIVGIRSALIKGDRARLYAGAGIVAGSDPEKELAEIQLKFQALLKALT; encoded by the coding sequence ATGACTTCTGCCGTTCCTCGCCTTTCCTATCCTGATAGTCCGATTGCTGATCTTCGCAGCCTCTATAACTTTATCCTCAACCCGCAACTGTTAGCCGCAGAAAAGGGAAATCCGTCGATCGTCAGTTTTTGTCAAAAAATTTCCCCCCTTGATCCCCTAGAAATTCTCTCTCGGATTGCCCCTAGCTATCCCACCCATTGTTATTGGGAAAATCCCGAACGAGAAACCGCTTTTCTCGGCTACGGCATCGCCTTTACTGCCACTTTCCACGGTAAACAACGTTTTTTAAAAGCTCAAAAATTTATCGAAAACTGTCAACAAAGAATTATTAAAATTGATAACTATAGTGATATTACTCCCCGCATCTTTTGCAGTTTCACTTTTTTCGACTCGGCAACAGCTACCCCCTTTCCCTCAGCTAACCTAACCCTGCCTAAGTTTCAAATTATCAAAAAACAGTCGGAATATTTTTTCCTTACCAATCTCTTAATCACCAGCGAAAAAGAAATAGAAAACTCCCTCGAAGAAACTATTAATAACCTAAAAATTATCCAAAATAACTCCAGCAATTGCCGACAAAATCCCCACCAGGCTCCCTGTAGTTATTATATTCATCCTACCTATAATTTTCAAGCGGCTGTTGCCGATGCACTCCAATGGATCCAGGCTCAAAATTTTAGCAAAATTGTCCTCGCTCACGCTCTTGACGTGATTTCTCCCCGTCCTTTTCATCTGGTAAACTGTCTCGATAATTTGCGTCAGCGTCATCCCGATTGCTACACTTTTTCCCTCGGCAATGGACGGGGAGATCATTTTATCGGCGCTAGTCCCGAACGCTTGTTAACTGTCCATCAGGGGCAATTAATCACCGATGCTTTAGCGGGATCCGCCCCCCGGGGAGAAAATGCGATCGAAGATGCTCTTTTAGCCAATAAACTCCTCGCTAGTGAAAAGGAACAACGGGAACATCGGGCTGTTAGTGACTTTATTAACCAAAAACTGCGACAAATTGGCTTAAATCCTCAAAATTCTCCCTCTAGATTGTTAAAACTCTCCAATATTCAACATCTCTGGACTCCTATCCATGCTAAACTAAAACCCTCCATCCATCCCCTCGAAATTGTTGCCCAACTACACCCCACTCCTGCTGTTGCTGGGGTTCCCACCGAGATCGCCCTAGCACAAATTCGTCATTATGAAACCTTTGATCGCTCTCTTTATGCTGCTCCTTTGGGTTGGATCGATTGTCAAAATAATAGTGAGTTTATTGTTGGTATTCGTTCGGCCTTAATTAAAGGTGATCGAGCGCGATTATACGCCGGTGCGGGTATTGTTGCCGGTTCCGATCCGGAAAAAGAACTAGCAGAAATTCAGCTTAAATTTCAAGCTCTCTTAAAAGCTTTAACCTAA
- a CDS encoding PEP-CTERM sorting domain-containing protein (PEP-CTERM proteins occur, often in large numbers, in the proteomes of bacteria that also encode an exosortase, a predicted intramembrane cysteine proteinase. The presence of a PEP-CTERM domain at a protein's C-terminus predicts cleavage within the sorting domain, followed by covalent anchoring to some some component of the (usually Gram-negative) cell surface. Many PEP-CTERM proteins exhibit an unusual sequence composition that includes large numbers of potential glycosylation sites. Expression of one such protein has been shown restore the ability of a bacterium to form floc, a type of biofilm.), which translates to MKKLLTILTPLTLMGLAGVTPAQAAIVAGWNQFSASTATYPKAADNVGANITSTGLDTAGINRLDDSVFLLGSLGSGGWNTGSTVDTNQYVEFAVQPGAGFQVDFTNLQLDARHDENQLNLVLRSSVDGFTSNLGTQVSLTTSFNTYSFDLSSLAPQTGPVQFRLYGLNANSFGVYFYAGNSANVAGGGFVALNGDITPTGGGAVSTPEPSGIVSLIAVGALGAASLRRRG; encoded by the coding sequence ATGAAAAAATTACTGACAATTTTAACCCCCTTGACTCTGATGGGGTTGGCCGGGGTTACTCCTGCTCAAGCGGCAATAGTAGCTGGTTGGAATCAATTTAGTGCTTCTACGGCAACCTATCCCAAAGCGGCGGATAATGTGGGTGCGAATATAACCAGCACTGGGTTAGATACCGCCGGGATAAATCGGCTGGATGATTCTGTATTCTTGTTGGGTAGTTTGGGTTCTGGCGGTTGGAATACAGGTAGCACTGTTGATACCAACCAATACGTGGAATTTGCCGTACAACCCGGTGCAGGTTTTCAGGTCGATTTTACTAACTTACAACTCGATGCGAGGCATGATGAAAACCAGCTAAATTTGGTCTTGCGCTCTAGTGTTGATGGGTTCACCAGTAATTTAGGGACACAAGTTAGCTTAACAACTAGCTTTAATACCTACAGCTTTGACCTAAGCAGTTTAGCACCCCAAACCGGCCCGGTGCAGTTCCGTCTCTATGGACTGAATGCTAACTCCTTCGGTGTCTACTTCTATGCTGGAAACTCCGCTAATGTTGCCGGGGGTGGGTTTGTGGCTCTTAATGGGGATATCACTCCTACTGGTGGCGGTGCTGTATCAACCCCGGAACCTAGTGGTATAGTGAGTTTAATCGCTGTTGGTGCGTTGGGTGCCGCTTCCCTTCGTCGTCGGGGATAA
- a CDS encoding argininosuccinate synthase gives MGRAKRVVLAYSGGVDTSVCIPYLKQEWGVEEVITLAADLGQGDELGPIQEKALRCGAIESLVVNAQEEFVKEYAFPSIQANALYENRYPLSTALARPLIAKLLVEAAEKYGADAVAHGCTGKGNDQVRFDVGIMALNPSLKVLAPAREWGMSREETIAYGEKFGIESPVKKSSPFSIDRNLLGRSIEAGPLEDPMTEPPEEIYLMTKAIADTPNEPEYVDIGFNQGIPVSLNGENLAPVTLISQLNDLVGKHGVGRLDMIENRVVGIKSREIYEAPALLVLIDAHRDLESLTLTGDVTQYKRGIEETYGQLIYKGLWYSPLKEAIDAFILKTQEQVTGSVRVKLFKGNAKVVGRQSVNSIYSPDLATYGAEDQFDHKAAEGFIYVWGLPSKVWAEKTRGK, from the coding sequence ATGGGACGCGCCAAGAGAGTGGTTTTAGCTTATTCCGGAGGAGTCGATACTTCCGTCTGTATTCCCTATCTCAAACAGGAATGGGGAGTAGAAGAAGTGATTACCCTAGCCGCCGATTTAGGACAGGGAGACGAGTTAGGACCGATTCAAGAAAAGGCCCTGCGCTGCGGAGCGATCGAATCCTTAGTGGTCAATGCTCAAGAAGAATTCGTCAAAGAATACGCTTTTCCCTCAATTCAAGCTAATGCTCTCTACGAAAATCGTTATCCCCTTTCTACCGCCCTGGCTCGTCCTTTAATCGCTAAATTATTAGTAGAGGCCGCCGAGAAATACGGGGCCGATGCCGTCGCTCACGGTTGCACCGGCAAAGGTAACGATCAAGTGCGTTTTGATGTGGGCATTATGGCCCTCAATCCTAGTTTAAAAGTTCTCGCTCCCGCCCGGGAATGGGGCATGAGCCGGGAAGAAACCATCGCCTACGGGGAAAAATTCGGGATCGAGTCTCCCGTGAAAAAATCCTCGCCTTTTAGTATCGATCGTAACCTGTTGGGCCGCAGTATTGAAGCAGGTCCCTTGGAAGATCCGATGACGGAACCCCCGGAAGAAATCTATTTAATGACCAAAGCGATCGCCGATACTCCCAATGAGCCGGAATACGTCGATATCGGTTTTAATCAGGGGATTCCTGTCAGTTTAAACGGAGAAAATCTCGCTCCCGTCACGCTCATTAGTCAATTAAATGACCTAGTGGGTAAACACGGTGTTGGTCGGTTAGATATGATCGAAAACCGGGTAGTGGGAATTAAATCCCGAGAAATTTACGAGGCCCCGGCTTTATTAGTTTTAATTGATGCTCACCGGGACTTAGAAAGTTTGACTTTAACTGGAGATGTTACCCAATATAAACGGGGAATTGAAGAGACCTACGGACAGTTAATTTATAAAGGATTGTGGTACAGTCCCTTAAAGGAAGCGATCGATGCTTTTATCCTCAAAACCCAAGAACAGGTAACGGGATCGGTGCGAGTGAAACTGTTTAAAGGTAACGCTAAAGTGGTCGGTCGTCAGTCAGTCAATTCCATCTATTCTCCCGATTTAGCTACCTACGGAGCCGAGGATCAATTTGATCATAAAGCTGCCGAAGGTTTCATCTATGTTTGGGGATTACCCAGCAAAGTTTGGGCCGAAAAAACTAGAGGGAAGTAA
- a CDS encoding aldehyde dehydrogenase, producing MLSNSEKLAKLRQYFVSGAPRSYQFRRQQLEKLKQAIIKYEAEIYQALYSDLKKPPEDCWITENGFLLVEINTALKNLRSWMQPKPVKTNLLNFPSSSQIIREPLGVVLIIGAWNYPLQLLLVPLVGAIAAGNCAVLKPSEFASATEKLVIKIIQEIFPEEYVLIVPGDGGEVIPNMLDSFTFDHIFFTGSTRVGKIIYQLAAAKLIPVTLELGGKSPCVIEADANISVATRRIAVTKFSNSGQMCIAADYILVHQSQQENFIRELANTIVNFFGEDARLSADYGRMINEKQFDRLIDFLQDGEIVFGGKTDRENLYIQPTLLTNVSLDAPIMQGEIFGPILPIIAFSTFEEALAIIAKNPNPLAFYLFTTKAKTEKKWLESVQFGGGCINNNSFHFTNPSLPFGGRGNSGFGSYHGRFSFENFSHQKAIMKTPLWFNPALKYPPFKGKLGLFKLLVR from the coding sequence ATGCTGTCAAACTCAGAAAAATTAGCCAAATTGCGTCAGTATTTTGTTAGTGGTGCCCCTCGTTCTTATCAATTCCGTCGTCAGCAGTTAGAGAAGTTAAAACAGGCAATTATTAAATATGAAGCAGAAATCTATCAAGCTTTATATAGCGATTTAAAGAAACCTCCCGAAGATTGTTGGATTACTGAAAATGGTTTCCTTTTGGTGGAAATTAATACCGCTTTAAAAAATTTGCGCTCATGGATGCAACCCAAACCTGTTAAAACTAATCTCTTAAATTTCCCTTCCTCCAGTCAGATTATTCGGGAACCTTTAGGAGTGGTTTTAATTATTGGTGCTTGGAATTATCCCCTTCAATTGTTATTAGTGCCTTTAGTTGGTGCTATTGCTGCTGGTAACTGTGCGGTATTAAAACCGAGTGAATTTGCCTCAGCGACGGAAAAATTAGTAATTAAAATAATTCAAGAAATATTCCCTGAAGAATATGTGTTAATTGTCCCGGGAGATGGTGGGGAAGTAATTCCGAATATGTTAGACAGTTTTACCTTTGATCATATATTTTTTACTGGCAGTACCAGGGTAGGAAAAATTATTTATCAACTAGCGGCAGCAAAGTTAATTCCTGTTACTCTAGAATTAGGGGGAAAAAGTCCCTGTGTTATCGAAGCTGATGCTAATATTTCCGTGGCAACCCGTCGCATTGCCGTGACAAAATTCTCTAATTCTGGTCAAATGTGTATCGCAGCTGATTATATTTTGGTACATCAATCCCAGCAGGAGAATTTTATCAGAGAATTAGCAAACACTATTGTTAATTTTTTCGGTGAGGATGCCAGATTAAGTGCTGATTATGGTAGAATGATCAACGAAAAACAATTTGATCGCCTGATTGACTTTCTCCAAGATGGTGAGATTGTTTTTGGAGGCAAAACCGATCGAGAAAATTTATATATTCAACCAACTTTATTAACTAATGTTTCCCTCGATGCTCCTATTATGCAAGGGGAAATATTCGGGCCGATTTTACCGATCATTGCCTTTAGCACTTTTGAGGAAGCTTTAGCAATTATTGCTAAAAACCCTAACCCTCTAGCTTTTTATCTGTTTACTACCAAGGCAAAGACCGAAAAGAAATGGTTAGAATCAGTCCAGTTTGGGGGAGGTTGTATTAACAACAATAGTTTTCATTTTACTAATCCTAGTTTACCCTTTGGTGGTCGAGGAAATAGCGGTTTTGGTAGCTATCATGGTCGTTTTTCCTTTGAAAACTTTAGTCACCAAAAAGCGATTATGAAAACACCTCTTTGGTTCAATCCCGCTCTAAAATATCCGCCTTTTAAGGGTAAATTAGGCTTATTTAAGTTATTGGTTCGGTGA
- the larE gene encoding ATP-dependent sacrificial sulfur transferase LarE — protein MDSQLLDKLGQLQNLLKTSEKALIAYSGGVDSTLVAKVAYDLLGSQALAITAVSPSLLPEELEEAIAQADYIGILHELVETEEMNNPNYTSNPVNRCYFCKSELHDTLKPIALARGYSYVIDGVNADDLRDYRPGIQAARERGARSPLAEIAITKSEVRQLSRYLNLPWWDKPAQPCLSSRFPYGEEINLEKLQRVGRAEIYLRKLGYRQLRVRSSGDTARIELPAAEIPDFINRTNLSELVADLQKLGFIYVTLDLEGYQSGKLNRVL, from the coding sequence ATGGACAGTCAATTACTTGATAAACTCGGACAATTACAAAACCTCTTAAAAACCAGTGAAAAAGCCTTGATTGCCTATTCTGGGGGCGTGGATAGTACCCTAGTGGCAAAAGTGGCTTATGATCTGCTAGGGAGTCAAGCATTGGCAATTACGGCGGTTTCCCCTTCCCTACTGCCGGAAGAATTGGAAGAAGCGATCGCCCAAGCCGATTATATCGGTATTCTGCACGAATTGGTGGAAACAGAGGAAATGAATAACCCCAATTACACCAGTAATCCCGTTAATCGCTGTTATTTCTGCAAAAGTGAGCTACACGACACCCTTAAACCCATCGCTCTCGCTCGTGGTTATTCCTACGTCATCGATGGCGTTAATGCTGATGATTTAAGGGATTATCGTCCTGGAATTCAAGCCGCTAGGGAACGCGGCGCTCGTTCACCTTTGGCGGAAATTGCTATCACAAAAAGCGAAGTTCGTCAACTATCTCGTTACTTAAATTTACCTTGGTGGGATAAACCAGCGCAACCCTGTTTAAGTTCCCGTTTTCCCTACGGGGAGGAAATTAACCTGGAGAAATTGCAAAGAGTCGGACGGGCGGAGATTTATCTGCGAAAATTAGGTTATCGTCAATTACGGGTGCGATCGAGCGGCGATACGGCACGGATTGAATTACCGGCAGCAGAAATTCCCGACTTTATTAATCGGACAAATTTAAGCGAATTAGTCGCTGATCTGCAAAAATTAGGCTTTATCTATGTCACCCTCGATCTAGAAGGTTATCAAAGCGGCAAGCTTAATCGAGTCCTCTAG
- a CDS encoding thioredoxin family protein — protein sequence MTATTPTNKTRNLLLAVTAVILSVAIFFGFQTTASSVSLEAQAEKATPFDLALSNGKPTLTEFYANWCTSCQAMAPEIAEIKKQYGNTINFVMLNVDNNKWLPEILRYRVDGIPHFVFLNNQGQPVAQAIGEQPKSILTANLEALLTNSTLPYATTTGQTSDFNILAGASQTDPRSHGSQVKQ from the coding sequence ATGACAGCCACCACACCCACCAACAAAACCAGAAATCTGCTGCTGGCAGTAACGGCAGTTATCCTTAGTGTAGCGATTTTCTTCGGGTTTCAAACCACCGCTAGTTCTGTATCTTTGGAAGCGCAAGCGGAAAAAGCGACACCTTTCGATCTTGCCCTCAGCAATGGTAAACCCACCCTGACAGAATTTTATGCTAATTGGTGTACCAGTTGTCAGGCGATGGCCCCTGAAATTGCCGAAATTAAAAAACAATACGGTAATACCATTAATTTTGTCATGCTCAACGTTGATAATAATAAATGGTTGCCGGAAATTCTCCGTTATCGTGTGGATGGTATTCCCCATTTTGTCTTTTTAAATAACCAAGGACAACCAGTTGCCCAAGCGATCGGAGAACAACCAAAATCAATTTTAACTGCTAATTTAGAAGCACTTTTAACTAATTCTACCCTACCCTATGCCACCACTACGGGACAGACTTCTGATTTTAATATCCTTGCGGGCGCTAGTCAAACCGATCCCCGCAGTCACGGCAGTCAAGTTAAGCAGTAA
- a CDS encoding HNH endonuclease codes for MNPSPIPDYIKDKIRQQANNRCGYCLSLQKYVLGLLEIEHIIPKAKGGSDDEHNLWLACRLCNGYKGRQTEAKDPETEQIVPLFNPRKQIWSEHFQWSQEGTQILGKTPCGRATVMALKLNNLIATTVRQQWILAGWHPPKI; via the coding sequence ATGAATCCTAGCCCTATTCCCGACTATATTAAAGATAAAATTCGCCAACAAGCTAACAATCGCTGTGGGTATTGTTTAAGTTTACAAAAATATGTGTTAGGATTGCTGGAGATTGAACATATCATTCCTAAAGCTAAAGGGGGAAGCGATGATGAACATAATCTCTGGTTAGCTTGTCGTTTATGCAATGGCTATAAGGGCAGACAAACCGAAGCAAAAGACCCAGAAACTGAGCAAATTGTTCCCCTTTTTAATCCAAGAAAACAAATATGGTCAGAACATTTTCAATGGAGTCAAGAGGGAACACAAATTTTAGGAAAAACCCCTTGTGGACGTGCAACGGTTATGGCATTAAAACTCAATAATTTGATTGCCACCACAGTTAGACAACAATGGATCTTAGCAGGATGGCATCCCCCTAAAATTTAA
- a CDS encoding TIGR03943 family putative permease subunit: MNSSRLKIIAPQFIDIIALIGWGSLLFKYWITGQLNLLIHPNYFFLVLITSIALFVLGIVKLWTLLKQWQKKINLDSNDNRSHITILPQHFGSGLLVITALLGLFIAPQPLSSQIALQRGISESLPLTRVQTQSFGTTVKPEEKSLIEWVRTLNAYPEPDAYTGQLVKVTGFVVQLPQLPDNYLLISRFILTCCAVDAYPVGLPVKLSGSRGQYPNDTWLEITGEMATESLPVEVGKSTTRRQLVIKAKSVKSIPTPMDPYGY, translated from the coding sequence ATGAATTCATCACGTCTAAAAATAATCGCCCCCCAATTTATCGATATTATTGCCCTAATCGGTTGGGGTTCGTTACTATTTAAATACTGGATAACTGGACAGTTAAATTTACTGATCCATCCTAATTATTTTTTTCTGGTTCTCATCACCAGTATTGCTTTATTTGTTCTGGGAATAGTCAAGCTTTGGACATTATTAAAGCAGTGGCAAAAAAAGATTAATTTAGATAGTAACGATAATCGATCGCATATTACCATTCTTCCTCAACATTTTGGCTCAGGTTTATTAGTAATCACTGCCCTTTTAGGCCTATTTATCGCCCCGCAGCCCCTCAGCAGTCAAATCGCATTACAGAGGGGAATTAGTGAATCTTTACCCCTAACTCGCGTGCAAACTCAATCCTTTGGCACTACCGTTAAACCAGAGGAAAAAAGTTTAATTGAATGGGTAAGAACTTTGAATGCTTACCCCGAACCTGATGCTTACACAGGACAGCTGGTAAAAGTCACAGGTTTTGTGGTGCAATTGCCCCAACTACCCGATAATTATTTATTAATTAGTCGCTTTATCCTTACCTGTTGTGCCGTGGATGCTTATCCCGTGGGTTTACCGGTGAAACTATCAGGAAGTCGCGGTCAATATCCCAATGACACTTGGTTAGAAATCACCGGAGAAATGGCCACGGAATCCTTACCCGTAGAGGTAGGAAAATCAACCACCAGAAGACAATTAGTAATTAAGGCTAAATCCGTGAAATCTATACCCACTCCTATGGATCCCTACGGATATTAA
- a CDS encoding NIL domain-containing protein, translating to MKKRVTLTFPKKAVHMPVTYRLAKDFNVAANIIRAQVAPNQVGTLVLELSGDIDELEAAIEWLQLQNIGVSQVSREIVIDEEKCVDCGLCTGVCPTEALTLDPESFRLKFLRSRCVVCEQCIPTCPVAAISTNL from the coding sequence ATGAAAAAACGCGTTACTCTCACTTTTCCCAAAAAAGCCGTCCATATGCCCGTTACCTATCGACTGGCGAAGGATTTTAACGTCGCCGCTAATATTATCCGCGCCCAAGTTGCCCCCAATCAAGTGGGAACATTAGTATTAGAATTATCGGGAGATATCGATGAGTTAGAAGCGGCGATCGAATGGTTACAATTACAAAATATTGGCGTTTCGCAAGTTAGTCGCGAAATCGTCATTGATGAAGAAAAATGCGTCGATTGTGGCTTATGTACGGGAGTTTGTCCCACGGAAGCTTTAACCCTTGATCCCGAAAGTTTTCGTCTCAAGTTTTTGCGTTCCCGTTGTGTGGTTTGTGAACAATGTATCCCCACTTGTCCCGTGGCGGCAATTTCTACAAACTTGTAA